One genomic region from Hemitrygon akajei unplaced genomic scaffold, sHemAka1.3 Scf000069, whole genome shotgun sequence encodes:
- the LOC140722094 gene encoding NACHT, LRR and PYD domains-containing protein 3-like, with amino-acid sequence MDTDLNSAIFAFLAKCEDHHLFRLTRFYMERLEQAIEEGVEGVGSMLMGEDHFTGREYHGVTELAEKGNRVGASKLLLDLVMEKGSGARRVMWESFVKLHHHLPKLSRILNEIRERGDGQFAYMDPKRGLSEVPKHLKDVQQKHKETLRTQTEKLRVNTILMREKVKVFQLVDRYAELTVISIDRDRTLVEHELLARGRDHEEWREKHLRKKREKIHIAHLFQNRYSHSFRGKMKRFFTRSTSGCSAAVSGVSGIGKTTMVQKIVYDWATGKIYQQFQFVFCFKFRDLNSINCRINLRELILDQYPYFRKLLRKVWKNPEGLLFIFDGLDEFKHRMDFADSWRDTDPKHQCPDPEWWCEVSDIVYSLIQGKLLPGCSVLVTTRPTALHLLEKADISVCAEILGFVGEERKEYFIRHFEDQTVAEAVYKHVEENEILYTMRYNPSYCWILALALGPFFTQGVRDPQRVPKTITQLYSYYISNILRNHGREIENPRDVLLRVGQMAFRGVSEKKIVFTNGDLINYNLQPSQFLSGFLMELLEREDSAWSVVYTFPHPTIQEFVAAVAQFLNPHPGDILKFLTKAHNTTDGRFEVFIRFVAGLSSPMSSRGLEEFLGPFPNETTCRVIDWVKEEVKRRSGNTRSEAGKRSLLNTLHYLFESQNRELAQASLGSVETLSFSGMTLTPIDCAVLCHVIGLCDTIKHLDLGNCHIQCEGIQRLGPGLHKCQELRLGTNELGDSGVKLVSAALRNPECKIQILGLRGVGLTDSGAEDLVSALSTNPSLTGLNLSGNKLGDSGVSLVFAALRNPE; translated from the exons atggacacag ATCTGAACTCCGCAATCTTCGCCTTCCTGGCAAAATGTGAGGATCACCACCTGTTCCGGTTGACGAGATTCTACATGGAgcgactggagcaggcgattgaggagggtgtggagggagtcggCTCCATGTTAATGGGCGAGGATCACTTCACCGGGCGAGAGTATCAC ggcgtgactgagctcgcggagaagggaaaccgagtgggcgcttccaaactcctcctggatctggtgatggagaagggctccggggcccggagggtgatgtgggaatcctttgtgaaactacatcaccatttaccgaagctgagcagaatattgaatgaaatacgggaacgag GTGACGGCCAGTTCGCCTACATGGACCCTAAGCGGGGTTTATCTGAAGTGCCCAAGCATCTGAAAG atgttcaacagaaacacaaggagactctgcggacacaaactgaaaaactgagagtgaacacgatcctgatgagggagaaggtgaaggttttccagctggttgatcgatacgctgagctcacggtcatttctattGATCGAGATCGGACattggtggaacatgagctgctggcaagaggcagagaccacgaggagtggagagaaaaacatctcCGCAAAAAGCGGGAGAAAATCCACATTGCTCATCTATTTCAGAATAGGTATTCACATAGTTTTCGGGGCAAAATGAAAAGATTCTTCACAAGATCAACTTCTGGATGTTCGGCAGCAGTGTCTGGAGTctcggggatcgggaaaacaacaatggtacaaaagattgtttatgactgggcaacagggaaaatataccaacagttccagtttgtcttctgtttcaaattccgggatttaaactccattaactgtagaataaacctgagggaactgattctggatcagtatccttactttaggaagttactgagaaaggtctggaagaacccagagggattgctgtttatattcgatggtttggatgaattcaagcacAGAATGGATTTTGCTGACAGTTGGAGAGATACCGaccccaagcaccagtgcccagatcccgagtggtggtgtgaagtgtctgacattgtgtacagtttaatccagggcaagctgctcccagggtgttcagtgctggtgacgacccgccccactgcgttacatttattggaaaaggctgaTATCAGTGTCtgtgctgaaatcctgggatttgttggtgaggaacggaaggaatatttcatcagacattttgaagatcagacggtggcagaaGCTGTTTACAAACACGttgaggagaacgagatcctgtacactaTGAGATACAACccttcctactgctggatcctcgctctggcactgggccccttcttcacacaaggagtcagggacccacagcgagttcccaagaccatcacccaactgtactcctactatatttctAACATCCTGagaaaccacggccgtgagattgagaatccccgtgatgtgttactcagggttggtcagatggccttcagaggagtgtccgagaagaagattgtgtttacaaatggagatttgatcaactacaatctgcagccttcccagttcctgtccgggttcctgatggagcttttggagagagaggattctgcctggaGCGTTGTGTACACATTTCCACAccccaccatccaagagtttgtagctgcagtcgcacaattcctgaatccacatcccggggacaTCCTGAAGTTCCTCACTaaagcccacaacacgacagatgggcgatttgaggtatttatccgttttgttgctggtctctcctccccaatgtcaTCTCGGGGTCttgaggagtttctgggtccatttcccaatgaaacaacctgccgggtgattgactgggtgaaggaggaggttaaacgccggagtggaaacacgaggagtgaagctggtaaaaggagtctcctgaacacattgcactacctgtttgagtctcagaatcgtgaaCTGGCTCAGgcctcactgggatctgtggaaacactttcattcagtggaatgacactgactccgattgactgcgcggtcctgtgtcatgtcatcggactctgtgatacaataaaacacctcgacctggggaactgccacattcagtgtgaaggaatccagcggctgggacccgggctgcacaagtgccaggagttgag ACTTGGGacgaatgaactgggagattctggagtgaaactggtgtctgcggctctgaggaacccggagtgtaaaatacagatacttgg gctgaggggtgtcggtctcacagattctggtgccgaggatctcgtctccgctctcagtacaaacccatcactgacggggctgaacctgagtggtaataaactgggagattcaggagtgagtCTTGTgtttgcggctctgaggaacccggagtga